A region from the Citrobacter koseri ATCC BAA-895 genome encodes:
- a CDS encoding RusA family crossover junction endodeoxyribonuclease has translation MKIYDITPIGKPRMTRADKWKTRPAVMRYRAFCDEARLRKIHLPESGAHVTFVMPMPASWSKKKREQFNGKPHQSKPDCDNMLKALMDALFDDDSSVWDCRITKLWGEKGQIIIEEGV, from the coding sequence ATGAAAATTTACGACATCACGCCGATCGGCAAGCCCAGAATGACCCGGGCCGACAAATGGAAAACTCGACCAGCGGTCATGCGTTACCGGGCATTCTGCGATGAAGCACGCCTGCGCAAAATTCATCTGCCGGAGTCCGGCGCCCACGTCACGTTCGTTATGCCGATGCCAGCGAGTTGGAGCAAAAAGAAGCGAGAGCAGTTCAACGGCAAGCCGCACCAGTCAAAACCAGACTGCGACAACATGCTTAAAGCACTGATGGATGCCCTGTTTGATGATGATTCCAGCGTCTGGGATTGTCGCATCACGAAGCTATGGGGCGAGAAAGGTCAGATCATCATCGAGGAGGGCGTATGA
- a CDS encoding DUF1367 family protein has product MAQLQLIKQSTGILIPATPETSDFLQSKCKLGSVLVADFKLVRNPAFHRRFFALLNLGFEYWEPTGGAISSNERKLVNGYARFLASYGGNESALLDAAEQYLEQIASRRITNGISLCKSFDAYRAWVTVEAGHFDAIQLPDGTLRKHPRSIAFASMDETEFQHLYKAALDVLWRWILSRTFNSREEAENAAAQLMSFAG; this is encoded by the coding sequence ATGGCGCAATTACAACTCATTAAGCAGTCAACAGGAATCCTGATCCCCGCGACGCCGGAGACCAGTGATTTTCTGCAATCAAAATGCAAGCTCGGCTCCGTTCTGGTTGCCGACTTTAAACTTGTACGCAATCCTGCGTTTCATCGCCGTTTCTTTGCGCTCCTGAATCTCGGGTTCGAATACTGGGAACCAACCGGCGGCGCTATTTCTTCGAATGAACGCAAACTCGTTAACGGTTATGCCAGATTCCTTGCCTCATACGGCGGCAATGAAAGCGCTCTGCTGGACGCTGCCGAGCAGTATCTGGAGCAGATCGCCAGTCGCCGTATCACGAACGGCATAAGCCTGTGCAAATCCTTTGACGCTTACCGCGCCTGGGTAACTGTCGAGGCCGGTCACTTTGACGCCATACAGTTACCAGATGGCACGCTCCGCAAACACCCTCGCAGCATCGCGTTCGCCAGTATGGACGAAACCGAATTCCAGCACCTGTATAAGGCCGCACTCGATGTCCTGTGGCGCTGGATCTTGTCCCGTACCTTCAACAGCAGGGAAGAGGCCGAGAACGCCGCCGCCCAGCTTATGAGCTTTGCGGGGTGA
- a CDS encoding DinI family protein has protein sequence MKVELTIDRTKKLPDGAVPALEAELLRRLSQNYEGVKLTIRRAGADGLSILGGEKGDKQRIEEILQETWESADDWFY, from the coding sequence ATGAAAGTTGAGTTAACTATTGATCGAACAAAGAAACTTCCTGATGGCGCAGTGCCAGCATTAGAAGCCGAACTGTTACGCAGGCTCAGCCAGAACTATGAAGGGGTCAAACTTACAATTCGCCGCGCCGGGGCTGATGGCCTGAGTATTCTGGGGGGTGAAAAAGGGGACAAGCAGCGCATTGAGGAGATTCTTCAGGAGACCTGGGAAAGCGCCGACGACTGGTTTTACTAA